From one Paeniglutamicibacter psychrophenolicus genomic stretch:
- a CDS encoding glucarate dehydratase family protein — MSESDADRSLSTLSPRATATNRAIITEITVTPVAFADPPLLNSVGVHEPFALRAIVVIRTQDGTYGLGETYGDEAHVARLDRAGALLVGADAFNINQVATLVSESLREDSGIGGHGTGGMVTTTSLDDRVLSAFDVACLDIQGKTLGVPVSTLLGGAVRDEVAFSGYLFYKWAGHPGQEPDAWGEALDPSGIVAQARKMVDEYGFTALKLKGGVFEPEIEAATIEALREAFPRMPLRIDPNGVWTVETALKIGRRLEPVLEYLEDPCLSIADNAAVRKEIDLPIATNMCVVSFNDVPPAIAAGAVDVVLSDHHFWGGLRRSQALAGIAETFGLGLSMHSNSHLGISFAAMIQLAAATRNIDYACDTHWPWKPAGDDVIVPGALEIRDGSVKVSTKPGLGIELDEEALARMHRQYLDCGLTKRDDTGYMQSIHADFQLTTPRW, encoded by the coding sequence ATGTCGGAATCTGACGCAGACCGCTCGCTCTCCACCCTTTCACCACGCGCAACAGCCACCAATCGGGCCATCATCACCGAGATCACCGTGACTCCCGTGGCGTTCGCCGATCCCCCGCTGCTGAACTCCGTGGGAGTGCACGAACCTTTCGCGCTGCGCGCCATCGTGGTCATCCGCACCCAGGACGGCACCTATGGGTTGGGGGAAACCTACGGGGACGAGGCACACGTGGCCAGGCTGGACCGGGCCGGTGCCCTGCTGGTGGGTGCGGACGCCTTCAACATCAACCAGGTCGCCACGCTGGTTTCCGAATCATTGCGCGAGGACTCGGGAATCGGCGGGCACGGCACCGGGGGCATGGTCACCACCACCTCCCTGGATGACCGGGTGCTCTCGGCATTCGACGTGGCCTGCCTGGATATCCAGGGAAAGACCCTGGGCGTGCCGGTAAGCACGCTGTTGGGCGGAGCGGTGCGGGACGAGGTCGCGTTCAGCGGCTACCTCTTCTACAAGTGGGCAGGGCACCCGGGCCAGGAACCCGATGCCTGGGGCGAGGCCCTGGACCCGTCCGGAATCGTGGCCCAGGCCCGCAAGATGGTGGACGAGTACGGGTTCACCGCGCTCAAGCTCAAGGGCGGAGTCTTCGAGCCGGAAATCGAGGCGGCCACCATCGAGGCCCTGCGCGAGGCATTCCCAAGAATGCCGCTGCGCATCGATCCCAACGGCGTATGGACCGTCGAGACCGCCCTCAAGATCGGACGCCGGCTGGAGCCGGTGCTGGAATACCTCGAGGACCCCTGCCTGTCGATCGCCGACAACGCCGCGGTGCGCAAGGAAATCGATCTCCCCATCGCCACCAACATGTGCGTGGTCTCGTTCAACGACGTCCCGCCGGCCATCGCCGCCGGCGCAGTGGATGTTGTCCTCTCGGACCACCACTTCTGGGGAGGGCTGCGGCGCTCGCAAGCTTTGGCGGGCATTGCCGAGACCTTCGGGCTAGGCCTTTCCATGCATTCGAATTCCCACCTGGGAATCAGCTTCGCCGCGATGATCCAGCTGGCCGCAGCCACCAGGAACATCGACTACGCCTGCGACACCCACTGGCCCTGGAAACCGGCAGGCGATGACGTCATCGTCCCGGGTGCCCTGGAAATCAGGGACGGCTCGGTCAAGGTTTCCACCAAGCCGGGGCTGGGCATCGAACTCGACGAAGAGGCGCTTGCCCGGATGCACCGGCAGTACCTGGATTGCGGGCTGACCAAGCGCGACGACACCGGATACATGCAAAGCATCCACGCGGACTTCCAGCTCACCACCCCGCGCTGGTGA
- a CDS encoding enolase C-terminal domain-like protein has protein sequence MSAAQPTIASIEVVPVAGHDSMLLNLSGAHGPFFTRNITIITDSEGRTGLGEVPGGEPIRRTIEEAAELLVGAPVARFRTLLRAVATRFADRDSGGRGAQTFDLRTTVHAVTAIESALLDLHGQFLGVPVAELLGEGQQRDAVPMLGYLFYVGNPDDTDLPYLREPNGADDWEKVRREEAMTPAAIVRLAEAAQKRYGFKDFKLKGGVQEGDAEVDAVIALKERFPEARITLDPNGGWLLKDAIRLGKRMRGVVAYAEDPCGAEGKYSGREVVAEFRRATGLATATNMIATDWREMSHAVRTNAVDIPLADPHFWTMAGSVRVAQLCDEFGLTWGSHSNNHFDISLAMFTQVGAAAPGEITALDTHWIWQDGQGLTEEPLLIRNGEIKVPERSGLGVTLDRTRLAEAHELYLEHGLGSRDDAASMQYLIPGWEFDAKSPALVR, from the coding sequence ATGAGTGCAGCGCAACCCACCATCGCCTCCATCGAGGTCGTCCCGGTTGCCGGGCACGACTCGATGCTGCTGAACCTCTCCGGGGCCCACGGGCCGTTCTTCACCCGCAACATCACCATCATCACCGATTCCGAGGGCCGCACGGGCCTGGGCGAGGTGCCGGGCGGGGAACCCATCCGCCGCACCATCGAGGAAGCCGCCGAACTGCTCGTCGGCGCCCCGGTGGCACGGTTCCGCACGCTGCTGCGTGCGGTTGCCACCAGGTTCGCGGACCGGGATTCCGGCGGGCGCGGGGCCCAGACCTTTGACCTGCGCACCACGGTGCACGCGGTCACCGCGATCGAGTCGGCGCTGCTGGATCTGCACGGCCAGTTCCTCGGCGTCCCGGTGGCGGAGCTGCTGGGCGAGGGCCAGCAGCGCGATGCGGTTCCGATGCTTGGCTACCTCTTCTATGTGGGCAACCCGGATGACACCGATCTTCCCTACCTGCGCGAGCCCAACGGCGCCGACGACTGGGAGAAGGTGCGCCGCGAAGAGGCCATGACACCGGCTGCCATCGTCCGGCTGGCCGAGGCGGCGCAGAAGCGCTACGGGTTCAAGGACTTCAAGCTCAAGGGCGGCGTGCAGGAAGGCGACGCCGAGGTCGATGCGGTCATTGCCCTGAAGGAACGCTTCCCCGAAGCCCGCATCACCCTGGATCCCAACGGCGGCTGGCTGCTCAAGGACGCCATCCGCCTGGGCAAGAGGATGCGGGGAGTCGTTGCCTACGCCGAGGACCCGTGCGGCGCCGAGGGCAAGTACTCCGGGCGCGAGGTGGTGGCCGAGTTCCGGCGGGCCACTGGCCTGGCGACCGCCACCAACATGATCGCCACCGACTGGCGCGAGATGTCCCACGCGGTGCGCACCAATGCCGTGGACATCCCGCTGGCCGATCCGCACTTCTGGACCATGGCCGGATCCGTGCGCGTGGCCCAGCTCTGCGACGAGTTCGGGCTGACGTGGGGTTCGCACTCGAACAACCACTTCGACATCTCCCTGGCCATGTTCACGCAGGTCGGCGCCGCCGCACCGGGCGAGATCACGGCCCTGGACACGCACTGGATCTGGCAGGACGGCCAGGGATTGACCGAGGAGCCGCTGCTGATCCGCAATGGCGAGATCAAGGTCCCGGAGCGTTCGGGCCTGGGCGTCACCCTGGACCGCACGCGTTTGGCCGAGGCCCACGAGCTCTACCTGGAGCACGGGCTGGGCTCGCGCGACGACGCCGCCTCGATGCAGTACCTGATTCCGGGTTGGGAATTCGACGCCAAGTCCCCGGCGCTGGTGCGCTGA
- a CDS encoding NADPH-dependent FMN reductase yields MTNYNIGYFVGSLSANSINRTLSKALIKLAPDNLQFTEIPIKDLPLYNYDFDASYPPEGTALKQSIESADGLLFVSPEYNRSIPGALKNAIDWGSRPWGTNSFARKPSGIVGASVGAIGTAVMQSSMRSVLSFLDAPQLNSPEAYIAFKPGLFEDDGTVTDSGTADFLAHYMREYAAFVERVLDSSAEGHIGDPDPVEKAEK; encoded by the coding sequence ATGACTAACTACAACATTGGTTATTTCGTCGGTTCGCTGTCCGCCAACTCCATCAACCGCACCCTGTCCAAGGCGTTGATCAAGCTGGCACCGGACAACCTTCAATTCACCGAGATCCCCATCAAGGATCTCCCGTTGTACAACTACGACTTCGACGCCAGCTACCCTCCCGAGGGCACGGCACTGAAGCAGTCCATCGAATCGGCCGACGGCCTGCTGTTCGTCTCCCCCGAATACAACCGTTCCATCCCCGGCGCGCTGAAGAACGCCATCGACTGGGGCTCGCGCCCCTGGGGCACCAATTCCTTCGCCCGCAAGCCCTCGGGCATCGTCGGGGCATCCGTCGGCGCCATCGGCACCGCGGTCATGCAGTCCTCCATGCGCAGCGTCCTCAGCTTCCTGGACGCCCCGCAGCTGAACTCCCCCGAGGCGTACATCGCTTTCAAGCCCGGGCTCTTCGAGGATGACGGAACCGTCACTGACAGTGGGACGGCCGATTTCCTGGCCCACTACATGCGCGAGTACGCGGCCTTCGTCGAGCGCGTCCTGGACTCCAGCGCCGAAGGCCACATCGGAGACCCGGACCCGGTCGAGAAGGCCGAGAAGTAA
- the kdgD gene encoding 5-dehydro-4-deoxyglucarate dehydratase, which produces MATYTPAELAAKLKDGLLSFPVTAFDANLEIDEAAYRRHLDWQSSFGVAGLFAAGGTGEGFTLTPEESARVVRMAVEEAGDRVPVLGSAGGSTKQAILNAQDSEAAGAQGLLLLPPYLTECDQEGLFNHASAVCASTSTGVIVYNRANAIYSADTVARLADTHENFIGFKDATGDIEHLTRVYTKNGDRLFYLGGLPTAETFALPLLQLGMSTYSSAMYNFVPEFALDFYKDVRNQDHAAVTEKLKRFVLPYLDIRDRVAGYGVSIVKGGLKAIGRDAGPVRPPLQDLTEADLADLGALIQKAGLMPAAAAV; this is translated from the coding sequence ATGGCCACGTACACCCCCGCCGAACTTGCCGCCAAGCTCAAGGACGGGCTGCTCTCCTTCCCGGTGACCGCCTTCGACGCGAACCTCGAAATCGACGAAGCCGCCTACCGCCGCCACCTCGACTGGCAGTCCAGCTTCGGCGTCGCCGGCCTCTTCGCCGCCGGCGGCACCGGCGAGGGCTTCACCCTCACCCCCGAGGAATCCGCCCGCGTGGTGCGCATGGCAGTCGAGGAAGCCGGCGACCGCGTGCCGGTGCTCGGTTCCGCCGGAGGTTCCACCAAGCAGGCCATCCTCAACGCCCAGGACTCCGAGGCCGCCGGCGCGCAGGGCCTGCTGCTGCTGCCGCCCTACCTGACCGAATGCGACCAGGAGGGCCTGTTCAACCACGCCTCGGCCGTCTGCGCCTCGACCTCCACCGGCGTCATCGTCTACAACCGCGCCAACGCCATCTACTCGGCCGACACCGTGGCACGCCTGGCCGACACCCACGAGAACTTCATCGGCTTCAAGGACGCCACCGGCGACATCGAGCACCTGACCCGCGTCTACACCAAGAACGGCGACCGCCTCTTCTACCTGGGCGGCCTGCCCACCGCCGAGACCTTCGCGCTGCCGCTGCTGCAGCTGGGCATGAGCACCTACTCCTCGGCCATGTACAACTTCGTCCCCGAGTTCGCCCTGGACTTCTACAAGGACGTCCGCAACCAGGACCACGCGGCGGTCACCGAGAAGCTCAAGCGCTTCGTGCTGCCGTACCTGGACATCCGCGACCGAGTGGCGGGCTACGGCGTCTCCATCGTCAAGGGCGGCCTGAAGGCCATCGGCCGCGACGCCGGCCCGGTGCGCCCGCCGCTGCAGGACCTCACCGAGGCCGACCTGGCCGACCTGGGCGCACTGATCCAGAAGGCCGGACTGATGCCGGCCGCCGCGGCCGTCTAA
- a CDS encoding aldehyde dehydrogenase (NADP(+)), with amino-acid sequence MSTDTQQLTGQSILAGINTPGNGAEVRGFNPATNQGLDPAYSLIDASQLELATAAAEDAFASFRSLDPETHARFLESIAGNIEAVGTELVQRAMAETGLPEARLVGERGRTCNQLRIFAQVVRQGDHHGVRIDPALPERAPMPRVDIRQRKIPVGPVAVFGASNFPLAFSTAGGDTASALAAGCPVVFKAHNAHPGTSEIVGRAITAAISDANLNPGIFSLVYGPGASIGQALVSDPRIKAVGFTGSRGGGTALMATAAARPEPIPVYAEMSSINPVIFFAGALSDDAAGHAKAYLGSVVGSSGQLCTAPGLVFVPTGEEGDTFAAALRTEAATTAGQTMLTQGIYNSWVQGVQDLGSQPGVELLAQGNKGETENAPAPSIFSTGVAQLLGNPVLHEEIFGAASLVIRYTDAADLATALSKLEGQLTATLQLNDSDHEAVAAVLPILERKAGRILVNGWPTGVEVGHAMVHGGPFPATSDTRTTSVGTLAIERFLRPVAYQNIPDSLLPAPLQQSNPWKLTRRIDGTLKNAGEQA; translated from the coding sequence ATGTCCACGGATACCCAGCAACTCACCGGCCAGTCCATCCTGGCCGGGATCAACACCCCCGGCAACGGGGCCGAGGTACGGGGCTTCAACCCCGCCACCAACCAGGGCCTCGACCCGGCATACAGCCTGATCGACGCCTCGCAGTTGGAGCTGGCCACCGCCGCGGCCGAGGACGCCTTTGCCTCCTTCCGCTCCCTTGACCCGGAAACCCACGCACGGTTCCTTGAATCCATTGCCGGGAACATCGAGGCAGTGGGAACCGAGCTGGTGCAAAGGGCCATGGCGGAGACCGGGCTTCCCGAGGCACGGTTGGTCGGCGAGCGCGGGCGCACCTGCAACCAGTTGCGCATCTTCGCGCAGGTGGTTCGCCAGGGCGACCACCACGGGGTGCGGATCGATCCGGCATTGCCGGAGCGCGCGCCGATGCCGCGGGTGGACATCCGCCAGCGCAAGATCCCGGTGGGCCCGGTAGCGGTGTTTGGTGCGTCCAACTTCCCCCTGGCATTCTCCACCGCCGGCGGGGACACGGCCTCGGCCCTGGCCGCCGGGTGCCCCGTGGTCTTCAAGGCCCACAATGCCCACCCGGGCACCAGCGAGATCGTGGGCCGGGCCATCACCGCGGCCATCTCGGATGCGAACCTGAACCCGGGCATCTTCTCCCTCGTCTACGGACCGGGCGCCAGCATCGGCCAGGCGCTGGTTTCCGACCCGCGCATCAAGGCCGTGGGCTTCACCGGTTCCCGCGGTGGCGGCACCGCGCTGATGGCCACCGCCGCCGCACGCCCGGAACCGATCCCGGTCTACGCCGAGATGAGCTCCATCAACCCGGTCATCTTCTTCGCCGGAGCGCTTTCCGACGATGCGGCCGGCCATGCCAAGGCCTACCTGGGTTCGGTTGTCGGCTCCAGCGGCCAGCTCTGCACGGCCCCCGGACTGGTGTTCGTCCCGACCGGCGAGGAAGGCGACACCTTCGCCGCGGCCCTGCGCACCGAGGCCGCCACCACGGCCGGACAGACCATGCTGACCCAGGGCATCTACAACTCCTGGGTCCAGGGCGTTCAAGACCTCGGCTCCCAGCCCGGCGTGGAGCTCCTGGCGCAGGGCAACAAGGGCGAAACCGAAAACGCACCGGCCCCGTCCATCTTCTCCACCGGGGTTGCGCAGTTGCTGGGCAACCCGGTGCTGCACGAGGAAATCTTCGGCGCCGCCTCCCTGGTCATCCGCTACACGGATGCCGCGGACCTGGCCACCGCCCTGTCCAAGCTTGAGGGCCAGCTCACCGCCACCTTGCAGCTGAACGATTCGGACCACGAGGCCGTCGCCGCGGTGCTGCCCATCCTGGAGCGCAAGGCCGGGCGCATCCTGGTCAACGGCTGGCCCACCGGGGTCGAGGTCGGACACGCCATGGTCCACGGCGGACCGTTCCCCGCAACCTCGGACACCCGCACCACCTCGGTCGGCACGCTGGCCATCGAGCGCTTCCTGCGCCCGGTCGCCTACCAGAACATCCCCGATTCCCTGCTGCCGGCCCCGTTGCAGCAGTCCAACCCGTGGAAGCTGACCCGCCGCATCGACGGCACCCTGAAGAACGCCGGAGAACAAGCATGA
- a CDS encoding 2-hydroxyacid dehydrogenase has translation MRIVVTDPIISRFADLLRENTLGNDWEFVAGRPAKEQSAAIARAEVLVCARLSSADAAASPAGLVHITGSGADRVAVADLRQGTVVLRTAHHERSIAEHILMVVLAHQRRLLDVSSEMRSGMWRSVATELETPLHRTLDELTIGFVGLGGIGTETVRMCTGLGMTAVAVRRNPEAGSALDAGLEWVNPMEDLPELLKASDVVVLCLPLTDETRGLMGSRQFTQMRGDALLVNVSRGAIVDEDALYAALRDRTIGGAALDVWWDAPEGIDAPESVSRFADLPNVLATPHHSGHARQTFMRRAMEIAQNINAFGQGRAPGNSLQRGAILH, from the coding sequence ATGCGCATCGTTGTCACCGACCCCATCATCTCCAGGTTCGCGGACCTGCTGCGGGAAAACACCCTGGGCAACGACTGGGAATTCGTGGCCGGCCGGCCCGCGAAAGAGCAGTCCGCCGCTATTGCCCGCGCCGAGGTGCTGGTGTGCGCAAGGCTAAGCTCCGCGGACGCGGCTGCCTCCCCCGCGGGACTGGTGCACATCACCGGCTCCGGTGCCGACCGGGTAGCCGTCGCAGACCTCCGGCAAGGGACGGTGGTGTTGCGGACCGCACACCATGAGCGCTCGATCGCCGAGCACATCCTGATGGTCGTGCTGGCGCACCAGCGGCGGCTGCTCGACGTGAGCTCGGAAATGAGATCGGGTATGTGGCGCTCGGTGGCCACCGAGTTGGAGACGCCGCTGCACCGCACGCTGGATGAGCTGACCATCGGGTTCGTGGGGCTCGGCGGAATCGGCACCGAGACGGTGCGCATGTGCACGGGGCTTGGCATGACGGCGGTTGCGGTGCGCCGCAACCCCGAGGCCGGATCTGCCCTGGATGCGGGCCTCGAGTGGGTCAATCCCATGGAGGACCTGCCCGAGCTGCTGAAAGCGAGCGACGTGGTGGTGCTTTGCCTGCCGCTCACCGATGAAACCCGAGGTCTGATGGGATCCAGGCAATTCACGCAAATGCGCGGCGACGCACTGCTCGTCAACGTCTCCCGCGGAGCCATCGTTGACGAGGATGCGCTGTATGCGGCTCTTCGGGATCGAACGATCGGCGGTGCGGCCCTGGATGTTTGGTGGGACGCCCCCGAGGGAATTGATGCCCCCGAATCGGTCTCGCGCTTCGCGGACCTTCCGAACGTCCTCGCCACGCCGCATCACTCCGGCCATGCGCGCCAAACCTTCATGCGTCGGGCGATGGAAATCGCCCAGAACATCAACGCGTTTGGGCAAGGGCGTGCACCGGGCAATTCGCTGCAACGTGGCGCGATCTTGCATTGA
- a CDS encoding MFS transporter, producing the protein MKQHQHGTEPSPVRLGPDPSPPEDYGVKPETLRRATLAGFAGTVVEWFDFAVYGFMAPIIAQTFFASESVVISLLQTFAVFAVAFALRPVGGALFGMLGDRLGRKQVLITTVLLMSGSTAVIGLLPGYQQIGVWAAVLLTLARCAQGLSAGGEYAGAVTYVIEHAPAHQRARWGSAMPTATFFAFAVAALLSFLLSAGLGQSAMEQWGWRIPFLVAAPLGLVAFWIRRRLDESPLFQEIKDSTAAPEHAPLRTTLAEQGKPMLILGGYISLTALSFYIFSTYMTTFLRNVVGMDATSVLLSNVIALSCAAVLAPFVGILCDRIGRRRTMFASVFLLILTAYPGYLLASSGTFGGALGGQIMIMLGTVSANVVTAVLLTEVFPTRVRYTAAGITYNISYALFGGTAPFIATLLIDLTGSPMAPAVYLTAIAVGAFVAAMLLPETSGRRLGAGVDDGSITTAAEPGPR; encoded by the coding sequence ATGAAGCAGCACCAGCACGGCACCGAACCTTCCCCGGTCCGTTTGGGCCCCGATCCTTCGCCTCCCGAAGACTACGGGGTAAAACCGGAAACGCTGCGCCGGGCGACCCTTGCCGGCTTCGCGGGCACCGTGGTGGAATGGTTCGATTTCGCTGTCTACGGCTTCATGGCACCGATCATCGCCCAGACGTTCTTCGCCTCGGAAAGCGTCGTCATATCCCTGTTGCAGACCTTCGCGGTTTTTGCCGTGGCCTTTGCCCTTCGCCCGGTGGGTGGAGCCTTGTTCGGCATGCTGGGGGACCGGCTGGGTCGCAAGCAGGTGCTGATCACCACGGTCCTGCTCATGTCAGGATCCACTGCCGTCATCGGGCTGTTGCCCGGCTACCAGCAGATCGGCGTGTGGGCGGCGGTCCTGCTCACGCTGGCGCGCTGCGCCCAGGGCCTGTCGGCCGGCGGCGAGTATGCCGGGGCGGTCACCTATGTCATCGAGCATGCCCCGGCGCATCAACGGGCCCGGTGGGGTTCGGCGATGCCCACCGCCACATTCTTTGCCTTCGCGGTGGCGGCCCTGCTGAGCTTCCTGCTCTCCGCCGGGTTGGGGCAAAGCGCCATGGAACAGTGGGGCTGGCGCATACCATTCCTGGTGGCCGCGCCCCTGGGGTTGGTGGCCTTCTGGATCCGCCGGCGCCTGGATGAGTCCCCGCTCTTCCAGGAGATCAAGGATTCGACCGCGGCCCCGGAGCATGCGCCCCTGCGCACCACCCTGGCCGAACAGGGCAAGCCCATGCTCATCCTGGGCGGATACATCTCCCTGACCGCGCTGTCGTTCTATATTTTCTCCACCTACATGACCACATTCCTTCGCAATGTCGTGGGGATGGACGCCACCTCCGTGCTGTTGTCGAACGTGATCGCGCTGTCGTGTGCCGCAGTGCTGGCGCCCTTCGTTGGGATCCTGTGCGACCGGATCGGACGGCGGCGGACCATGTTTGCCTCGGTGTTCCTGCTGATCCTCACCGCCTATCCCGGCTACCTGCTCGCTTCCTCGGGGACCTTCGGTGGAGCGCTGGGCGGCCAAATCATGATCATGCTGGGTACCGTGAGCGCGAATGTGGTCACCGCGGTGCTGCTTACCGAGGTCTTCCCAACCCGGGTGCGCTACACCGCGGCCGGAATCACCTACAACATCAGCTACGCGCTGTTCGGCGGCACCGCCCCGTTCATTGCCACCTTGCTGATTGACCTGACCGGCTCGCCCATGGCCCCGGCGGTGTACCTGACGGCTATCGCAGTGGGCGCCTTTGTCGCGGCCATGCTCCTGCCCGAAACCTCCGGACGCCGCTTGGGTGCCGGCGTGGACGACGGCTCCATCACCACGGCTGCGGAGCCTGGCCCGCGCTAG
- a CDS encoding LysR family transcriptional regulator yields the protein MFSLIQLESFVAVAEELHFGAAADRLNMTQPPLSRQIQLLERELQAQLFIRNSRRVELTAAGRVLLPNARRILDLSAKTSLEVSRVATGDAGTVVIGYTAVAGQAVLPDLLGQASKHLPHVTLVLREAVSVEQLDALSKGAIDMGILRPIVTRPGVLTQLIKKDRLVVALPEGHDLATGKGVLIKELVGLPLMMYSTGEARYFYDLVLRLFDSVGARPNIAQIASQIPALLALVAAGLGVTLVPATAMEFTPRGVVFEEITGPNGLSNLNHSDMYLAWDESSTNPAAEMLRKIYLEWLNEEASETNGPTAS from the coding sequence ATGTTTTCGTTGATCCAACTCGAATCCTTCGTGGCGGTGGCCGAGGAATTGCACTTCGGTGCGGCCGCGGACCGGCTGAACATGACGCAGCCTCCGTTGAGCCGACAGATCCAGCTCCTTGAGCGCGAACTCCAGGCGCAGCTGTTCATCCGCAACTCCCGGCGCGTGGAACTCACCGCCGCCGGACGGGTGCTGCTGCCCAACGCCAGGCGGATCCTGGACCTGAGTGCCAAGACCAGCCTTGAGGTTTCCCGGGTGGCCACGGGGGACGCCGGCACAGTGGTCATCGGCTACACGGCCGTTGCGGGCCAAGCGGTGCTGCCCGACCTGCTGGGCCAGGCCTCCAAGCACCTGCCGCATGTCACGCTGGTGCTGCGCGAGGCCGTGTCCGTCGAGCAGCTGGATGCCTTGAGCAAGGGCGCGATCGACATGGGAATCCTGCGCCCAATCGTCACCCGGCCCGGCGTGCTTACCCAGTTGATCAAGAAGGACCGGCTGGTGGTGGCGCTTCCGGAGGGCCACGACCTGGCAACGGGCAAGGGGGTTCTCATCAAGGAACTGGTGGGCCTGCCGCTGATGATGTACTCGACGGGCGAGGCACGGTATTTCTACGACCTGGTCCTGCGGCTCTTCGACTCGGTCGGCGCCCGCCCGAACATCGCCCAGATTGCCAGTCAGATCCCGGCGCTTTTGGCGCTGGTTGCCGCCGGGCTCGGCGTCACGCTGGTGCCGGCCACGGCCATGGAATTCACCCCGCGCGGTGTGGTCTTCGAGGAGATCACCGGGCCCAACGGGCTGTCCAACTTGAACCACTCGGATATGTACCTGGCTTGGGACGAATCCTCCACCAACCCCGCCGCGGAGATGCTCCGCAAGATCTACCTTGAATGGCTCAATGAGGAAGCATCGGAAACCAACGGACCAACGGCCTCGTAG
- a CDS encoding AEC family transporter: MLILIGIGLVTARLLPRKRESIATGLTPLIYYITNPALMFMLLSETDLRAVIGVYTPIALITAVLTGSLYALGAKLFFKVPATRLPGAAMSTSYVNAGNIGVPLALYAVGSTNPVVSVLIAQLLMIAPVYLCIFALASRASGNQENKTPLGKTILRSIANPVTIATFIGALFAAFDLHLPEVINIPIDMLGQASIPLLLMAFGMSLFGQRPLADKALRGEVFLATFFKMLFMPLAAWALAALVFKLEGTDLLGVVIMAALPTAQNVLLFSQQFRLETTVVREVILCSTLLALPVTLVITLFLG; the protein is encoded by the coding sequence GTGCTGATCTTGATTGGCATTGGTTTGGTCACCGCAAGGTTGTTGCCGCGCAAGCGCGAGTCCATTGCCACCGGGCTGACACCGCTGATCTACTACATAACCAATCCGGCGCTGATGTTCATGCTGCTCTCGGAGACCGATTTGCGGGCCGTCATCGGCGTGTACACCCCGATTGCACTGATCACCGCCGTCTTGACCGGCTCTCTGTACGCACTGGGCGCCAAGTTGTTCTTCAAGGTCCCGGCAACCCGGCTTCCCGGCGCGGCCATGTCCACCAGCTACGTCAACGCCGGGAACATCGGTGTGCCGCTGGCGCTCTACGCCGTGGGAAGCACCAACCCGGTGGTCTCGGTTCTCATCGCCCAGCTGCTGATGATCGCCCCGGTCTACCTGTGCATCTTCGCCCTGGCCTCCAGGGCCAGCGGCAACCAGGAAAACAAGACCCCGCTGGGCAAGACCATCCTTCGGTCCATCGCCAACCCGGTCACCATCGCCACGTTCATTGGCGCCCTGTTCGCGGCCTTCGACCTGCACCTGCCCGAAGTCATCAACATCCCCATCGACATGCTGGGGCAGGCCTCGATCCCGCTGCTGCTGATGGCCTTCGGGATGTCGCTTTTTGGGCAGCGTCCGTTGGCCGACAAGGCGTTGCGCGGCGAGGTCTTCCTGGCCACCTTTTTCAAGATGCTTTTCATGCCATTGGCGGCTTGGGCATTGGCCGCACTGGTGTTCAAGCTGGAAGGCACGGACCTGCTTGGGGTCGTGATCATGGCCGCCCTGCCCACGGCCCAGAACGTGCTGCTCTTCTCCCAGCAGTTCAGGCTCGAAACGACGGTGGTGCGCGAGGTCATCCTGTGCAGCACGCTGCTGGCCCTGCCGGTGACGCTGGTGATCACGCTCTTCCTGGGCTGA